A stretch of DNA from Jeotgalibacillus aurantiacus:
ACGGCCATGCGTTTTTACCTTAATAATGCGTATATACCCTCCGCCTCCGCGTTTACTCTCAACGAGATAACCCCGTTCCACCGTAAACCGCGTCTTCATCACATAATTGATCTGAGACGGAACACAGGAAAATTTCTCAGCAATCTCACTTCTCTTTATTTCAACTATTTCACTGCCACTTCCATCTAAAACCTGTTTCAGATAGTTTTCAATGACATCTGTGATATTTTTCATCAAGCCACCTCCTCCACCTTGACTTTGAC
This window harbors:
- a CDS encoding CtsR family transcriptional regulator, encoding MKNITDVIENYLKQVLDGSGSEIVEIKRSEIAEKFSCVPSQINYVMKTRFTVERGYLVESKRGGGGYIRIIKVKTHGRSELIDQILNILQPSVSQSMAEDVVFRLIDEECISKREAKLMLSAMDRTTLNVPLPLRDEVRGRILTAMLMTLKFQ